The window ATTAAAAGTAAAAGGGCTGCTCAATATCCAATTTGCAATCAAAAATGAAAAGGTATATGTAATTGAAGCAAACCCAAGAGCATCCAGGACAGTGCCCTTTATTTGCAAAGCTTACAAGTACCCATATATCAATGTAGCTACCAAAGTCATGTTGGGAACTCATAAACTGAAAGATTTTACAATTAAACACGATTTGGACGGATATGCAATTAAGCTGCCTGTCTTTTCATTCAATAAATTCCCGAACGTAAACATGGAGTTAGGACCTGAAATGAAATCTACCGGTGAGTCAATCTATTTCATTAAACACCTGAAAGACCCTTATTTCAGAGAACTTGATAAGAAAAAGAGCATGTATTTAAGTCATTAATTATGGGATTATTAAGAACCGTTTTCTATGCAGTGATTATATATTTTGGATGGAAACTTGTAAAAAACATGTTTACCATCAAGGATAATAACAAAAACGACAATGCTCAACCGCCATCAGGTGGTAATCCCAAGAGGAGTAATGACAGTGATGGCGAATATGTCGATTATGAGGATATAAAATAAAAATCCTCATTTTTGCTTTCAATTCTTGCCTTCTTCAATGCTCATTCATAACTACTTCTTTATTCGCGATTTTGTTACATCTATACAATCATCGATTGTGGGTATAAGGCTTAACTCTTGTTGGGGCATAAAACAAGAAGAACTTTATCTTCTCTTTGAAAATGACACCACAATTCAGTCAATTTTTTGTGAAGGAAACTGCCTGTATGCTCTGTTTGAAGACGTCCACTCAAATGTTAAAAATGCCAAACCGCGTTTTAGAACTTTGTGGGGTAAGAAAGTTACCGCAATCAAGACAATGCAATATGAAAGGATTTTTTATTTTGAATTTGAGGATAATTCAAAATTGGTTTTCATGCTCTATGGCAGACACTCCAACATATTGTACTTTGATATCATACCGGAACAACCTAAGGAGATTTTCAAATTCAGTATCGTATCGGATATGAAACGAGCTTTTCCAAACATTGTCGGACCTACACGTATAGATATTCAACAAAATACCTACTTAAGTTCCTTCAGATTTATTCCAAAAGAAATTGCAGATTTATATCCCAACTCCCAGTTCAACAAACCCGAAGAATTTTATGAATTCTTAAACAACATGCACCTTAATTGGCAATTAATCAACAATCAGATTATGCCTACAACACAAAAATTACACAATAACGTATTTGATGTTCTTAGACAATACTATATTGCTTATTTGTCAGAAAATCGAAATATCGAACTCAAGACCAACCTTATACGAATAAGAGAAAGTGATTTAAAGAGAAAAACCAAAGCCTTGGCAGCAGCACAAAAACATTTGCAACACCTGAAAAATGCACGTTCATTAAAAGAAATTGCAGATCTGATTATGGCAAATTTACATGTGTTTGAGCAAGGGAAAAAACTAGCAGAAGTAGATGATTTTTATTTGGGCGGCAGAACCCTAATCAGCATACCTGACAACCATTCAGACCCGGTCAAATATGCAGAAAAACTTTACAAAAAGAGTCGCGGAATTCAACAAGAGATTGAAATAGCTCTGAACAAAATTCAGTCTCTAAAATTGCTTACCTCTCAGCTCCAATCAGAACTCCAAGTTATTCAAGTTGCAACTTCATTTAAAGAACTTAAAAAATACAGCACGAACATAAAAAAAGAACAACAAGCAGAACAAATGCCTTACCACGAATACTGTCTGGGAAAATACATCATTAGAATTGGAAAAAATGCCAAATCGAATGATGAAATTCTGACACATTATTCCGGTAAAAATGACTTGTGGCTTCACGCAAAAGATTATTCCGGTTCGCACGTTTTTATTAAAAGAAATAATAAGAAAGAAAATATTCCTGAAGATGTAATTCAAAAAGCTGCATCTTGGGCTGCATGGTTTTCTAAAGGAAAAACTCAGACACTTTTGCCCGTAATTGTTACAGAAAGAAAATATGTAAGGAAAGGCAAACACCTTAAACCGGGTCAAGTTATTGTCGAAAAAGAAAGAACAGTTATCGTCAAGCCTATTAAGCCAGATTCATAAATTTCAGATTGAAACATGTCAAAACTATCCAATAAATTAAGGCAAATGTCCATTATTATAGATAATAGAATTGATGCAACCAAATGAATATCAATACGTTTACAAAACGTAGAATGATTAACGATATTCAATGATAAAAAATAATGGAGATTCATTATGCAATGTAACAAAAAAAAGTATTTATTTTTGTGGTATATAATTTGCAACCTAAATTGGTGAAAGCTTATGATAAAAAAAGTACTATATAAAACTCTCATTTTATTTGCATTGATGTTTGTTGCGTATACCCCTAAAACCTTTGCACAGCAACCAACTCAAGTTTCAAATGAAGATTTAAGAGCAAAGATTTATCCGTCTGAAATCAAAGAAGGATATTTTTTCATTACCATTCAGGAACCAACCGAAATCAATGAATTAGACATAAAAATTGTCAACCTTATAGGAAGTAAAACAGATTTTACGGTTGAAAAAATGATAGATGGTAGATTTCGTATTGATTTGGAAAATATCCCCAGTGGTATTTATATTGTGCGTATGACAAAAGGCCACAAACAATCTACTCAACGCATTATTGTCAGAGGAAATTAATTGCTTTTTGCAAGCAATTCTTCGGCATTTTTAATTGCTTTTTCACCGGGAGTTTTTCCGCTTAAAAGCCTTGCTATTTCCAATATTCTTTTCTCACCTGAAAGCTTTGTTAATACTGACATTGAATTCTCTTTATCTGTGATTTTGTGAATACAGAAATGACTGTCCCCCTTTGAAGCAACCTGCGGAAGGTGTGTAATGACAAGAGTTTGTGTGTGTTTCCCCATTTTACTAATTAAGCTCCCTACTTTCATGGCGGTTTCACCTGACACACCTGTATCAATTTCATCAAATATGGTCAAGTAATCTTCACCATCAGAAATTGACTTAAAACTCAACATCAATCTTGACAATTCGCCACCTGAAGCCACATTTTCAAGACTTTGCATAGCAACACCCGCATTTGCAGAAAACAAGAAACTTATTTTATCACCTCCCAATACTGTCCAGTTATTTCTATCTAATGATTCAATATGAATTTCAAAAGACGCGGAAGGAATCTCAAGTTCCTTCAATGTAGCAACAACTTTGGAAGCTAACTCTCCGGCATGTTTTTTCCGTCCCGAACTAAGTTCAGAAGCGAGTTGCAGCAACTTGTAATCTAATTTTTGAAGTTTACTTTCATAATTCATTATTTCAGTTTCGAGAGAGGCGAAATTCTGCAAATTACTTTCCAAACTATCCCTCATATCAATTAATTCTTGTAACGACATTGCATTATGTTTACGTTTCAAGTTCTGAAATAAAGACAACCTTTCTTCTGTTTCAAGCAGTCTCTGTGGGTCAACCTGTATGCGCCCGCCCTTTCTACCCACATCCTTTGCTACTTCTTTCAATTCTAACCAAGCACTCTCAAAACGCTTGAAATCATCTGCAAATGTTTGACTAATCTGGGAAAGGCTCTTAAACTGATTGCGAATTTCTGAAATCATACTTTCTACACTCTGCTCACCACCGTCAACACCATAACCAATGGCTTCGGATAAATTCATAATTTCAGAGGCATTTGACAATATTTTCTGCTCATCTTCCAATGCTTTTTCTTCTTCAATATCTGCAATATTTGCTTTGATTAGCTCATCCAAAAGGTATTTTTGAAAATCCTGTTCTTTGACAGCATTCGCTTGCTTTTGCTTAAGTTCAGCCAATATAGTCTGTGTTTTCTTGACCTCATTATATGTTTCTTTAAATGCAATCCGAGTTTCAAAAGTCTTTGCATAATTATCTAAAAGGTCAATCTGATAGCTATTGGATTTAATAAAAGTAGTTTCATGCTGACTGTGCACCTCACACAATGTTTCTCCTAACTCTTTCAATATTTGTACACTCACAGGAGTATCATTCACAAAGCATCTGCTCTTGCCTGCAGTGGCAATTTCACGTCTGATGATCAGTTCTGAGTTCACATCTAATTCATTTTCTTGCAAAAATTCTCTTATAGCAATATTGTCACCTATTTCAAAAATGCCTTCTAAAATTGCTTTGTCTTTAAGCCCGGCAACAAGGCTACTATCCAACCTAGCTCCTATAAGCAGATTGACTCCTTCCAAGAATAGAGACTTGCCAGCCCCTGATTCTCCCGTTATAATATTTAACCCAGTAGAGGGTTCAAAATCCAAATGATTAAAAAGGAAAAAGTTTTTATATGTTAATTTTTTCAGTACAGTCATACTCACAAACTCAATGTTTCAGCTAATTTCATAAATTCAAAATTAAATACTTTTTTCATGCTGATTGCATCTGCAAATGTTGTAAAAATCAATTTGTTATCTACTATACCTAATGCTACATTAGTTTTGTTATTAAGCAATGCTTCTACTGCGGCAGAACCTAAGCGAGAAGCCAATATGCGATCGTTTGCAGATGGCGAACCTCCTCTCTGAATATGTCCCAATACAGTTACTTTAGACGTAAAGTCAGGGAATTGACCCTGAAACTTGGTCGCAATTTGAATCGCATTTCCCTCTTCCTCCCCTTCTGCCACAATCACAATGGAGAATCTCTTTTTGCGTTTTGATTTATTCTTAAACTTTGCTATAAAATCTTCATAATCATTCGTAATTTCAGGCAACAAAATGGATTCTGCTCCACTTGAAATACCTGAGTACAAAGCAATATGTCCTGAATGTCGTCCCATCACTTCTACAAAAAAAACATTGTTATGCGATTCCGCTGTATCTCTTATCTTATCAACAGCTTCAACAACTGTATTGATTGCCGTATCAAAACCTATAGTAAAATCGGTTCCATAAATGTCATTGTCAATAGTCCCCGGACACCCAACAGCAGGGATACCAAATTCTTCGCTGAACACTTTCATGGCGGTATAACTACCATCTCCTCCAATACAAATTAAGCCTTCAATACCATGATTTTGGATATTATGAAAAGCCTTTCTCCTTCCTTCTATGGTTTTAAACTCATCACTTCTTGAACTTTGGAGGAAAGTACCGCCTCGCTGTATGATGTTGGCTACATCATGGGTTTGTATTAAATTAATTTTGTTCTCAATCAACCCTTGGAGTCCTTCTTTCACTCCTAATACCTCAATTCCTTTAGCACAAGCAGTTCTGACAACGGCTCTAATACAAGCGTTCATACCGGGCGCGTCACCTCCACTTGTAAGCACTCCTATTATTTTCATAATTGCAACAAAAATATTGTTTATTCTAATCCCATAAAAACAAAAAAGGCGACCTCAACAGCCGCCTTCTCTATTATCTTAAAATATTACTTATTCTATCACTCCTGAATAGTCAAATTCAACGTGGTCAGTTTCAACTATATATATTTGAATGATATATACTCTTTGATTCTGTGAAGATTTGATTAATAGAAACTTGTATTCAGTAGATTCTTCAAGTATCTGAGGAGTTTCTGTTAATTCTGCACCACTTGTAGTCCAAGCATTATCAATGTCCTCGTACTTGCCAAATCTATCAAGTCCAACGGCAGAACCGGTGTATAATTTAAATTTACTTCCATTACCTGAAACAAACTTAAATCCATTCCCTGATTTAGCTAATTCGATATCATGTGTGGCTTTTGCAACCGACTTATCCACAGACACGGCATGAGTTAAATCGAAAGCGTTGTCTTGGTCTCTGTCCCATACAGTGCCTGTTCTTTGATCTACACTGATACTTGGGCTTACCTCAACTGATACTTCAGTTATATTTCCATCTTCATCAGTAGCTTTAAGTGTAAAAACAGCAATCTCTGCAACCACAACTCCATCCGTTCTAAACTGCTGTTTAACAAGTGTTTTTGTAGGATAAGCTTCGTTCAAAGTTGTATCAAAGAGAGTGGTTTTAACGCCTTTACTTGGCCCGGCAATATTTTCTCTGATTATTTGCAAGCTCTTAACTTTCTTACTGTGTGTAATATTAACTCCAATATTTATTTTTACACCTATATCCAGTGTTCTGTTTTGATATGTCCAATACAAATCACCCACCGTTCCGGTTGTGTAAAATTCAAGCTTAGGTCCTTTTCCATTGTTTGTAGTTCCTCCACCCCCATTGTTATTATTGCCGTTTCCGTTGTCTTTGTCTTTTTTACATCCGGATACAGAAAAAGCAACAGCGGTTGCTAACGCAAAAACAATTAATGTTAGTTTCTTTAATTTCATAATATGTTTCTATTTAGATTAGTTTGCAAAGATAAATATTTACTCTACCTATACAACAACAAACGAAATTTTCACCCCCAAATTAATTTATAAATATATGGAAGACATTACTATTATTGACTGGCTTTTCATTGCAGCCGTTATTCTCGGCACGGTAGGAATTGGTATTTTCTATGGACGAGGTTCAGGTAAAAATTACGATAGTTTTTTTCTGGGTGGTAGAAATATGGGGTGGATTGCTGCCGGTATTTCGATGGTGGCAACGACCTTTGCAGTGGACACTCCTTTGGCGGTAACAGAAATGGTAGCGGGTTATGGGATTGCAGGAAATTGGCAATGGTGGAATTTTGTAATTGGTGGAATGTTAACTGCTTTTTTCTTTGCCAAACTCTGGTATCGCTCAGGTGTAAAGACTGAAGCGGAACTAATTGAACTCCGATATTCAGGCAAAAATGCGCGTGGGCTGAGAATCTTCAAGTCTGCTTATTTGGGCTTGTTTATCAATGTATTTATCATGGGCTGGGTAAACCTTGCTTTTGTAAGTATTCTCAAAGTCTTCTTTGATGTTGACGAGACCCAATCATTGATTATTTCTTTTGTCATGATGTTGCTCATTGCCATATACAGCACTTATGTCGGGTTAAAAGGAGTTATTATTTCTGATAACTTTCAGTTTATTACTGCGATGATTGGTTGTATTGTGCTGGCGTTTCTAGTGGTACGTTCTCCCGAAATTGGCGGGCTATCAGGCCTCAAAGAAAAGATACCTGCCGAAACCCTATCCTTTTATCCTGATTTTACATCCAATGGTGCAAACCCCTCATTACCCTTATTATCTTTTATCACTTTTTTAGGTTTTGCATGGTGGGCAACTTGGTATCCCGGTAATGAACCCGGTGGAGGCGGCTATGTAGCACAAAGAATTTTGAGCACAAAAAGTCAAAAGGATGCCGGACTTTCTGTTTTTCTTTTTCAAGTACTTAACTTGTGTATTCGTCCCTGGCCTTGGATTATCGTAGCTCTTTGTGCATTTGTGTTGTATCCGGGCAGTGGCAAGGAAGGTTATGTTATGGCAATGAGAGATTTTATGCCGGAGGGTATTAAGGGATTGATGCTGGCTGCTTTCTTCTCTGCATATATGAGTACTATAAGCACACATCTGAATTGGGGCTCCGGCTATTTGGTAAATGATGTTTTGCCTGCACTTAAAAAAAATCTTAGCGAAAAGCAAAAGGTAGGTTATGGACGATTGATTATTCTTTTTTTTATGGTAGCCTCATGTATTATTTCATTGTTTATGAATTCTATTGCCGGTGCTTGGATTTTCCTAATGGAATGTGGTGCAGGTTTAGGCTCTGTCTTAATTCTGCGTTGGTTTTGGCATCGGATTAATGTCTGGTCTGAAATTACAGCAACTTTTGCTCCTTTTTTGGTCATGATTATAATTACCATTCTCAATCATACGGGTAATGTAAAAATTGAATTTCCCAACACATTTTTCATCACATTCAGTTTCACAACTGTGGCGTGGTTAATTGTTACTTTTCTCACCAAACCTGAGGATAATCAAACTCTTGCTAATTTTTTTGAAAGAGTGCAACCGCCATTAGGTTGGAAAAAATTCAGAGTTGAATCAAAAGACAAAAAAGAATTTTATTATTTGGTGCTCACATGGTTTTTTGCAGTCATAATGTCATATTCATTCCTTTTTACCATTGGCAGCATTATGCTTAAACCACTTCAAGAAACAATCATTTACTCAATAGTACTCGTGTTATCAACCACCGGCTTGGTGTTTTTTGGCAGAAAAAGTTTCTTTCAATAGTTTTGGCACATTGATTGAATCTTCATTGACCACCGAGAATTATGAAACACATGTTTGACGAGAACCCCATAAGTTTTATTACTGAAGAGTCTGAGAATCAAGAGTTTTTACCACTTCTATCCCAACAAGAAGAGGATGAAATGAATAAACAACCTATTCCCGACACCCTGCCAATTTTACCGATTAGAAACACTATTCTCTTTCCGGGTGTAATTTTCCCTATTACTGTTGGCAGAGACAAATCCATAAAACTGATAAAAGATGCCAATCGAGGCAGCAAAATCATAGGTGTTTGCGGACAAATCAACCCCAATCAAGAAGACCCTGAAATTTCTCAGTTATATAATATTGGGACTGTTGCCCAAATCATGCGTGTATTGCGAATGCCCGATGGTAACACTACTGTCATTATTCAAGGTAAGCGCAGATTTACGATAACAGAAGAAATAAAATCTGAACCTTACTTAGTTGCAAAAGTTCAAGCTATTGAAGGTGAAATTGTAA is drawn from Bacteroidota bacterium and contains these coding sequences:
- a CDS encoding DUF4834 family protein, with the protein product MGLLRTVFYAVIIYFGWKLVKNMFTIKDNNKNDNAQPPSGGNPKRSNDSDGEYVDYEDIK
- a CDS encoding NFACT RNA binding domain-containing protein; this translates as MLIHNYFFIRDFVTSIQSSIVGIRLNSCWGIKQEELYLLFENDTTIQSIFCEGNCLYALFEDVHSNVKNAKPRFRTLWGKKVTAIKTMQYERIFYFEFEDNSKLVFMLYGRHSNILYFDIIPEQPKEIFKFSIVSDMKRAFPNIVGPTRIDIQQNTYLSSFRFIPKEIADLYPNSQFNKPEEFYEFLNNMHLNWQLINNQIMPTTQKLHNNVFDVLRQYYIAYLSENRNIELKTNLIRIRESDLKRKTKALAAAQKHLQHLKNARSLKEIADLIMANLHVFEQGKKLAEVDDFYLGGRTLISIPDNHSDPVKYAEKLYKKSRGIQQEIEIALNKIQSLKLLTSQLQSELQVIQVATSFKELKKYSTNIKKEQQAEQMPYHEYCLGKYIIRIGKNAKSNDEILTHYSGKNDLWLHAKDYSGSHVFIKRNNKKENIPEDVIQKAASWAAWFSKGKTQTLLPVIVTERKYVRKGKHLKPGQVIVEKERTVIVKPIKPDS
- a CDS encoding T9SS type A sorting domain-containing protein — translated: MIKKVLYKTLILFALMFVAYTPKTFAQQPTQVSNEDLRAKIYPSEIKEGYFFITIQEPTEINELDIKIVNLIGSKTDFTVEKMIDGRFRIDLENIPSGIYIVRMTKGHKQSTQRIIVRGN
- the recN gene encoding DNA repair protein RecN, with the translated sequence MTVLKKLTYKNFFLFNHLDFEPSTGLNIITGESGAGKSLFLEGVNLLIGARLDSSLVAGLKDKAILEGIFEIGDNIAIREFLQENELDVNSELIIRREIATAGKSRCFVNDTPVSVQILKELGETLCEVHSQHETTFIKSNSYQIDLLDNYAKTFETRIAFKETYNEVKKTQTILAELKQKQANAVKEQDFQKYLLDELIKANIADIEEEKALEDEQKILSNASEIMNLSEAIGYGVDGGEQSVESMISEIRNQFKSLSQISQTFADDFKRFESAWLELKEVAKDVGRKGGRIQVDPQRLLETEERLSLFQNLKRKHNAMSLQELIDMRDSLESNLQNFASLETEIMNYESKLQKLDYKLLQLASELSSGRKKHAGELASKVVATLKELEIPSASFEIHIESLDRNNWTVLGGDKISFLFSANAGVAMQSLENVASGGELSRLMLSFKSISDGEDYLTIFDEIDTGVSGETAMKVGSLISKMGKHTQTLVITHLPQVASKGDSHFCIHKITDKENSMSVLTKLSGEKRILEIARLLSGKTPGEKAIKNAEELLAKSN
- the pfkA gene encoding 6-phosphofructokinase; its protein translation is MKIIGVLTSGGDAPGMNACIRAVVRTACAKGIEVLGVKEGLQGLIENKINLIQTHDVANIIQRGGTFLQSSRSDEFKTIEGRRKAFHNIQNHGIEGLICIGGDGSYTAMKVFSEEFGIPAVGCPGTIDNDIYGTDFTIGFDTAINTVVEAVDKIRDTAESHNNVFFVEVMGRHSGHIALYSGISSGAESILLPEITNDYEDFIAKFKNKSKRKKRFSIVIVAEGEEEGNAIQIATKFQGQFPDFTSKVTVLGHIQRGGSPSANDRILASRLGSAAVEALLNNKTNVALGIVDNKLIFTTFADAISMKKVFNFEFMKLAETLSL
- a CDS encoding Na+:solute symporter; this encodes MEDITIIDWLFIAAVILGTVGIGIFYGRGSGKNYDSFFLGGRNMGWIAAGISMVATTFAVDTPLAVTEMVAGYGIAGNWQWWNFVIGGMLTAFFFAKLWYRSGVKTEAELIELRYSGKNARGLRIFKSAYLGLFINVFIMGWVNLAFVSILKVFFDVDETQSLIISFVMMLLIAIYSTYVGLKGVIISDNFQFITAMIGCIVLAFLVVRSPEIGGLSGLKEKIPAETLSFYPDFTSNGANPSLPLLSFITFLGFAWWATWYPGNEPGGGGYVAQRILSTKSQKDAGLSVFLFQVLNLCIRPWPWIIVALCAFVLYPGSGKEGYVMAMRDFMPEGIKGLMLAAFFSAYMSTISTHLNWGSGYLVNDVLPALKKNLSEKQKVGYGRLIILFFMVASCIISLFMNSIAGAWIFLMECGAGLGSVLILRWFWHRINVWSEITATFAPFLVMIIITILNHTGNVKIEFPNTFFITFSFTTVAWLIVTFLTKPEDNQTLANFFERVQPPLGWKKFRVESKDKKEFYYLVLTWFFAVIMSYSFLFTIGSIMLKPLQETIIYSIVLVLSTTGLVFFGRKSFFQ